One genomic window of Thermococcus indicus includes the following:
- a CDS encoding DUF362 domain-containing protein, which yields MPERIKVIVNEDRCYLCGGCAGVCPTLAIEVHSSGWEFLQDKCISCRICISACPVGALSAESLEVSE from the coding sequence ATGCCAGAGAGGATTAAAGTCATCGTGAACGAGGACCGGTGCTACCTCTGCGGGGGCTGCGCCGGTGTCTGCCCCACCCTTGCAATTGAGGTCCACTCCAGCGGCTGGGAGTTCCTCCAGGACAAGTGCATAAGCTGCAGGATATGCATCAGCGCCTGCCCCGTTGGAGCGCTCAGCGCCGAATCCCTGGAGGTGAGCGAATGA
- a CDS encoding geranylgeranyl reductase family protein, with translation MKEMKYDVVVVGAGIAGPIVARNVAKSGYSVLLIDKKPAIGTPKQCAEGISIKVFEKYDIPYDRRFINREIYGAKLYSPSGYELELRYKEASGVILERKVFDKMLAYYAAKAGADVLARTEALDVIRKDGRIAGIKAKHEDETVEIHADVIVAADGVESTIARKAGINTYAPPHEFDSSYEYEMLIEGYDPDLIHLWFGNEVAPRGYVWVFPKDEDRANVGIGINSDNPQTAKYYLDKWLKENNIPAKKILEVNVGVVPVGGFVKELVKDNVLVVGDAARQVNPMHGGGMAEAMEAGTIASKWIVKTLEEENLALLRNYTTEWWETDGERLQKVLKVRKVTEKLSDEDLDLFIQILSGADAEKIAGGDYGEVIRALLKHPKVILSPRRIKLLRELL, from the coding sequence ATGAAGGAGATGAAATACGACGTCGTCGTTGTCGGCGCCGGAATCGCCGGGCCGATAGTGGCGAGGAACGTTGCCAAATCAGGTTATTCGGTTCTGCTCATCGATAAGAAGCCCGCCATCGGCACGCCCAAACAGTGCGCCGAGGGCATAAGCATAAAGGTCTTTGAGAAGTACGATATACCCTACGACAGGCGCTTCATCAACCGCGAGATTTACGGAGCAAAGCTCTACTCGCCAAGCGGCTACGAGCTTGAGCTCCGCTATAAAGAGGCCAGTGGCGTTATCCTCGAGAGGAAGGTCTTCGACAAGATGCTGGCCTACTACGCGGCGAAGGCCGGCGCCGACGTCCTTGCCAGAACCGAGGCGCTGGACGTCATCAGGAAGGACGGGAGGATAGCCGGCATCAAGGCCAAGCACGAGGATGAGACGGTTGAAATTCATGCCGATGTCATAGTCGCGGCGGACGGTGTGGAGAGCACGATCGCGAGGAAGGCTGGCATAAACACCTATGCTCCCCCGCATGAGTTCGACTCAAGCTACGAGTACGAGATGCTCATCGAGGGCTACGACCCGGACCTGATACACCTCTGGTTCGGCAACGAGGTTGCCCCGAGGGGCTACGTCTGGGTCTTCCCTAAGGACGAGGACAGGGCCAACGTCGGAATAGGCATCAACTCAGACAACCCGCAGACTGCCAAGTACTACCTCGACAAGTGGCTGAAGGAGAACAACATCCCCGCGAAGAAAATCCTCGAGGTGAACGTTGGCGTTGTTCCGGTCGGCGGCTTCGTCAAGGAACTCGTCAAGGACAACGTTCTCGTGGTCGGCGATGCCGCCAGGCAGGTAAACCCGATGCACGGCGGGGGAATGGCCGAGGCCATGGAGGCCGGAACGATAGCGAGTAAGTGGATAGTCAAGACCCTCGAAGAGGAGAACCTCGCGCTGCTCAGGAACTACACGACCGAATGGTGGGAGACCGACGGAGAGAGGCTTCAGAAGGTTCTCAAGGTCAGGAAGGTCACGGAGAAGCTCAGCGACGAGGACCTGGACCTCTTCATCCAGATACTCAGCGGCGCCGACGCAGAAAAGATAGCGGGCGGCGACTACGGGGAGGTTATCAGGGCGCTCCTCAAGCACCCGAAGGTCATCCTCAGCCCGAGGAGAATAAAGCTCCTCAGGGAGCTTCTCTGA
- the topA gene encoding DNA topoisomerase I has translation MVTLIIAEKPNVARKIAYALAEGKPVRKTIGKVGYYEFTRDGERIIVAPAVGHLFSLAPKVKTYGYPIFDIEWVPVYVAEKGKGYAKDYIKALATLARRADEFVVACDYDTEGEVIGYTALKYACGVDPSRAKRMKFSALTKKDLLKAWYNLEPTINFGMADAGIARHVLDWYWGVNLSRALTSAIKRASGKWQVLSTGRVQGPTLKFLVDREKEIQNFKPTPYWVIKMLLEKNGEQYTAAYEKERILDEDEAKRIVEEARKGPAFVEKVEVKQQKRNPPVPFDLGTLQREAYSAFGYSPKKTLEIAQKLYERGLQSYPRTSSQKLPKNLNFRSILQNLAKLPEYKPFAHELLGKERLKPVEGKKDDPAHPAIYPTGELPKPGDLTKDEQNIYDLVVRRFLALFMEPAVREIMKVVIDSNSHRFILGGARTVKEGWLKVYGKYVKFDEVILPAFKEGEPVNVIQIKREKKKTKPPARYSPAAVIKRMEDLGIGTKATRAQILETLYSRGYIEGKRKIKVTPLGMRVVEALERNVPDIVSVELTKAFEERMEEIMAGKADREGVIEESKNQLIKILQVFKEKELDIGKMLMETTGTGATTSKTAARKAGAVKELSEEEEKAVKKAVDGGARRKEHLVIGKCPKCGGDLVVRYNRKTGKRFVGCSNWPECNVTYPLLQRGEIIPTGKTCCNGAPVVKIREKGREYEICVDMNCRDWRKR, from the coding sequence ATGGTCACGCTCATCATAGCCGAGAAACCCAACGTTGCCCGCAAAATCGCCTATGCGTTGGCGGAAGGCAAACCCGTGAGAAAAACGATAGGAAAGGTAGGCTACTACGAGTTCACCCGCGACGGAGAGAGGATAATAGTAGCCCCCGCCGTGGGCCACCTCTTCTCCCTCGCCCCCAAGGTGAAGACCTACGGTTACCCCATCTTCGATATCGAGTGGGTACCTGTCTATGTCGCCGAGAAGGGCAAGGGCTACGCCAAGGACTACATCAAAGCTTTGGCAACGCTTGCCAGGAGGGCTGACGAGTTCGTGGTGGCCTGCGACTATGACACGGAGGGTGAGGTTATCGGCTACACCGCCCTCAAGTACGCCTGCGGCGTCGACCCCTCCAGGGCGAAGAGAATGAAGTTCTCCGCCCTCACCAAAAAGGACCTTCTGAAGGCATGGTACAACCTCGAACCGACGATAAACTTCGGAATGGCCGATGCCGGAATAGCGCGCCACGTCCTTGACTGGTACTGGGGTGTGAACCTCTCCAGGGCACTCACCTCCGCCATAAAGCGCGCCAGCGGCAAATGGCAGGTTCTCTCCACCGGCCGCGTTCAGGGGCCGACGCTTAAGTTTCTGGTTGACAGGGAGAAAGAGATTCAGAACTTCAAGCCCACACCGTACTGGGTAATAAAGATGCTCCTCGAGAAGAATGGGGAGCAGTACACGGCGGCCTATGAGAAGGAGCGCATACTCGATGAGGATGAGGCGAAGCGCATCGTTGAGGAGGCTAGGAAGGGCCCGGCCTTCGTCGAGAAGGTCGAGGTCAAGCAGCAGAAGAGGAATCCGCCGGTGCCCTTCGACCTCGGAACCCTTCAGAGGGAAGCTTATTCCGCCTTCGGTTACAGCCCGAAGAAGACGCTGGAAATTGCACAGAAGCTGTATGAGAGGGGTTTACAATCGTACCCGAGGACAAGCTCGCAGAAGCTCCCCAAGAACCTCAACTTCCGCTCCATTCTCCAGAACCTTGCCAAGCTGCCGGAGTACAAGCCCTTCGCCCACGAGCTCCTGGGTAAGGAGAGGCTCAAGCCCGTCGAGGGCAAGAAGGACGACCCCGCCCACCCGGCAATCTATCCAACTGGCGAATTGCCGAAGCCCGGTGACCTCACGAAGGATGAGCAGAACATCTACGACCTCGTGGTCAGGCGCTTTCTGGCCCTCTTCATGGAGCCGGCCGTCAGGGAGATAATGAAGGTGGTCATAGACTCCAACTCCCACCGCTTCATCCTGGGTGGGGCGAGGACCGTGAAGGAAGGCTGGCTGAAGGTCTACGGCAAGTACGTCAAGTTCGACGAGGTGATCCTTCCGGCCTTCAAGGAGGGCGAACCGGTAAATGTCATCCAGATAAAGCGCGAGAAGAAGAAGACGAAGCCCCCCGCGCGCTATTCACCCGCGGCGGTTATCAAGAGGATGGAGGACCTTGGCATAGGGACCAAAGCAACGCGCGCCCAGATTCTGGAGACCCTCTACAGCCGCGGCTACATCGAGGGCAAGCGGAAGATAAAGGTAACCCCGCTCGGCATGCGCGTCGTTGAGGCCCTGGAAAGGAACGTGCCCGACATAGTGAGCGTCGAGCTGACGAAGGCCTTCGAAGAGAGGATGGAGGAGATTATGGCCGGGAAGGCCGACAGGGAGGGCGTCATCGAGGAGAGCAAGAACCAGCTCATTAAAATCCTCCAGGTTTTCAAGGAGAAGGAGCTCGACATAGGAAAGATGCTCATGGAGACGACCGGAACCGGAGCGACCACTTCAAAAACGGCAGCCAGAAAGGCCGGCGCGGTAAAGGAGCTCAGCGAGGAAGAGGAGAAGGCGGTTAAAAAGGCCGTTGACGGGGGAGCGCGGAGGAAGGAGCACCTCGTGATAGGTAAGTGTCCCAAGTGCGGTGGCGATCTCGTGGTGCGGTACAACCGGAAGACGGGCAAGCGCTTCGTCGGCTGCTCCAACTGGCCGGAGTGCAACGTCACCTATCCGCTCCTCCAGCGCGGCGAGATAATTCCAACGGGCAAAACCTGTTGCAACGGCGCGCCGGTGGTCAAGATACGCGAGAAGGGCCGCGAGTACGAGATATGCGTTGACATGAACTGCAGGGATTGGAGGAAGCGATAG
- a CDS encoding DUF357 domain-containing protein has product MGREITEEKLQKYFRITEEALKTLEIAVHEKSLLRGVAEDFLTMARSYFNDARYYYERGDYVTAFAALNYAHGFIDAGVRLGVFRGEDDRLFAFG; this is encoded by the coding sequence GTGGGGCGGGAGATAACCGAGGAAAAGCTCCAGAAGTACTTTAGAATCACCGAAGAGGCTTTAAAAACCCTTGAAATAGCCGTCCACGAGAAGAGCCTTCTTAGGGGCGTCGCGGAGGATTTTCTGACGATGGCGAGGAGCTATTTCAACGACGCCAGGTACTACTACGAGAGGGGCGACTACGTGACGGCTTTCGCGGCACTCAACTACGCGCATGGTTTTATCGACGCCGGCGTGAGGCTTGGCGTTTTCAGGGGAGAGGATGACAGACTTTTTGCCTTCGGCTGA
- a CDS encoding DUF555 domain-containing protein gives MGDYVVVLEAPIIVRDVETSEDAINVAVSKVAKALNKEKLDFVRVEIGYSQCPVCGAHFESAFVIGSVGLVGMYLTIKVYNAQTIEHAERIAKAVIGKALKKVPLKVYEIRELTEEDEGDGVELGE, from the coding sequence ATGGGAGACTACGTCGTCGTTTTGGAGGCACCCATAATCGTGAGGGACGTCGAGACCAGCGAGGACGCGATAAACGTTGCGGTTTCCAAGGTCGCCAAGGCGCTCAATAAGGAGAAGCTTGATTTCGTGAGGGTTGAAATAGGCTACTCCCAGTGCCCCGTCTGCGGGGCCCACTTTGAGAGTGCCTTCGTCATTGGCTCGGTGGGTCTCGTGGGGATGTACCTCACGATTAAGGTGTACAACGCCCAGACCATCGAGCACGCCGAGAGGATAGCCAAGGCCGTCATCGGCAAGGCCCTCAAGAAGGTTCCCCTCAAGGTCTATGAGATAAGGGAGCTGACCGAGGAGGACGAGGGGGACGGCGTGGAGCTTGGGGAGTGA